The following coding sequences lie in one Oncorhynchus gorbuscha isolate QuinsamMale2020 ecotype Even-year linkage group LG10, OgorEven_v1.0, whole genome shotgun sequence genomic window:
- the rrh gene encoding visual pigment-like receptor peropsin, with protein sequence MESGVNTTGEVIPYGGKSAFSQMEHNIVAAYLITAGVISLASNIVVLVMFVKFKELRNATNAIIINLAFTDIGVAGIGYPMSAASDLHGSWKFGYTGCQIYAALNIFFGMASIGLLTVVAIDRYLTICRPDIGQKMTTRSYTLLILAAWLNAVFWSSMPVVGWAGYAPDPTGATCTINWRNNDAGFVSYTMAVIAVNFLIPLSMMFYCYYSVSVTMKRYKASNRLDSINMDWSDQMDVTKMSIVMIVMFLVAWSPYSIVCLWASFGDPRKIPAPMAIIGPLFAKSSTFYNPCIYVIANKKFRRAITGMLRCQTRQRITINNQVPMTISQLPLTQ encoded by the exons ATGGAGTCTGGAGTCAACACCACAGGGGAGGTCATTCCCTACGGAGGAAAAAGTGCCTTTTCACAAATGGAGCACAACATAGTGGCGGCATACCTTATCACTGCAG GTGTCATCAGTTTGGCCAGCAACATTGTGGTACTGGTGATGTTTGTCAAGTTCAAGGAGCTGCGAAATGCCACCAATGCCATCATCATCAACCTGGCCTTCACTGACATTGGAGTGGCTGGCATTGGCTATCCCATGTCTGCTGCCTCTGACCTCCACGGGAGCTGGAAGTTTGGCTACACTGGATGTCAG ATCTATGCAGCTCTGAACATCTTCTTTGGGATGGCCAGTATTGGACTGCTGACAGTGGTGGCCATTGACCGCTACCTAACCATCTGTAGACCTGACATAG GGCAGAAGATGACCACCCGCTCATACACACTCCTCATTCTGGCTGCATGGCTCAACGCAGTTTTTTGGTCGTCCATGCCCGTGGTGGGTTGGGCCGGCTATGCCCCTGACCCAACTGGTGCCACCTGCACCATCAACTGGAGAAATAATGATGC GGGCTTTGTCTCCTACACCATGGCAGTAATCGCTGTGAACTTCCTCATCCCTTTGTCAATGATGTTCTACTGCTACTACAGTGTGTCTGTCACCATGAAGAGATACAAAGCCAGCAACCGCTTGGACAGCATTAACATGGACTGGTCAGACCAGATGGATGTGACTAAG ATGTCGATAGTGATGATTGTCATGTTCCTGGTGGCGTGGTCGCCGTACTCCATAGTGTGCCTATGGGCGTCCTTTGGGGACCCCAGAAAGATTCCTGCCCCCATGGCTATCATTGGTCCTCTCTTTGCCAAGTCCTCCACCTTCTACAACCCATGCATCTACGTTATTGCCAACAAAAA GTTCAGAAGAGCGATCACAGGAATGCTCCGATGTCAAACCCGACAACGGATCACCATCAACAACCAGGTTCCCATGACGATTTCCCAGCTCCCTTTGACCCAATGA